In one Candidatus Polarisedimenticolaceae bacterium genomic region, the following are encoded:
- a CDS encoding outer membrane protein transport protein, giving the protein MDKRLAFVVATAAALAVGPAFGSGFAFYEQGAKASGQAGAWVARADDASANWYNPAALAFMSGRELQFGVNYLDVGSDTKLVTGIGTFDAISNVETPAQIYFSQKINDRVAWGVGVNNPFGLATEWPSPVSQFSKRAELVTYLINPNIAFKLHEYWSLGIGLDYLTAEVHEFSRDIAVPPTTSNLTGEGDAIGYNAALAFRHAGFSIAGTYRSGFTPKINGQIRFSGAAGNLFNSSATAAIDLPSEATIAVAWSTKRFDVETDAYHTAWNSFQSLIIQTPSPLTSVSLVENWKAVWAYRLGLAFRIDQEGHHEIRAGAYVDQSPVPTQYLRPSIPDSDRTGYSLGYGWQGKKFGIDVYAMRLDFDDVTATGTPADGVLPGTYQTSINLFGGTFKYRF; this is encoded by the coding sequence ATGGACAAGCGTCTCGCGTTCGTCGTGGCCACCGCGGCGGCCCTAGCCGTCGGTCCGGCGTTCGGGTCGGGGTTCGCGTTCTACGAGCAGGGGGCGAAGGCCTCCGGCCAGGCCGGCGCCTGGGTCGCCCGTGCCGACGATGCGTCGGCCAATTGGTACAACCCTGCCGCCCTCGCGTTCATGAGCGGCCGCGAGCTTCAGTTCGGTGTGAACTACCTCGACGTCGGCTCCGACACGAAGCTCGTCACCGGCATCGGTACCTTCGACGCCATCAGCAACGTCGAGACGCCCGCGCAGATCTATTTCTCCCAGAAGATCAACGACCGCGTGGCGTGGGGGGTCGGGGTCAATAACCCGTTCGGCCTGGCGACCGAGTGGCCGTCGCCCGTATCGCAGTTCAGCAAGCGCGCGGAGTTGGTCACCTACCTGATCAACCCCAACATTGCTTTCAAGCTCCACGAGTACTGGTCGCTCGGAATCGGGCTCGACTACCTGACGGCCGAGGTCCATGAATTCTCGCGGGACATCGCCGTTCCGCCAACGACGAGCAACCTGACCGGCGAGGGCGATGCGATCGGCTACAACGCCGCGCTCGCCTTCCGGCATGCCGGGTTCTCGATCGCGGGGACGTACCGGTCGGGGTTCACGCCGAAGATCAACGGTCAGATCCGCTTCAGCGGCGCGGCGGGGAACCTCTTCAACTCCTCCGCGACGGCGGCAATCGACCTTCCCTCCGAGGCCACCATCGCGGTTGCCTGGTCGACCAAGCGGTTCGACGTCGAGACCGATGCCTATCACACGGCGTGGAACTCGTTCCAGAGCCTCATCATCCAAACGCCGAGCCCGCTGACGTCGGTGTCGCTCGTCGAGAACTGGAAGGCGGTGTGGGCCTACCGGCTCGGCCTCGCGTTCCGGATCGACCAAGAAGGCCACCACGAGATCCGCGCCGGCGCCTACGTCGACCAGTCGCCGGTCCCCACCCAATACCTCCGTCCCTCGATTCCCGACTCCGACCGGACCGGCTACAGCCTGGGCTATGGATGGCAGGGGAAAAAGTTCGGCATCGATGTCTATGCGATGCGCCTCGACTTCGACGACGTGACGGCGACCGGCACGCCGGCCGACGGCGTTCTCCCAGGCACCTACCAAACGTCGATCAACCTGTTCGGCGGCACCTTCAAGTACCGATTCTGA
- a CDS encoding AMP-binding protein: protein MAASVPSSIFDGLTSTARPEVRVRTSSGWDDGGAAFGSDVRALAAAMIGYGLAPAGRVAVLGQAGADALRAELAVLVAGGCLVSPDPALGERGLAHALAASEVVQAIACDERHLAFLLALRPELPSLELILLMRAQPSERRPAALLVSSAVAAGHAHLEREPEMLRAALASAKPSDPAVLYWRVAGASEALSRSGLATLTERIVSAVEPGRGRPVLVAVEAGSPVRLAAAVAIGDRDGSLLLADALERPDTGLDERPVRSALLSTHALSRLAQAWQDDIARRGWPSRAVARWSLRQQGDGWKRRLAELLTLRTLRSRLGNEIGHLDVVRQKPARLDPSTDSFFEVVGLPVRELAGDVPLLPGPAIAPSA from the coding sequence GTGGCGGCGTCGGTCCCATCCTCGATCTTCGACGGACTGACGTCGACCGCCCGGCCGGAGGTGCGCGTGCGCACCTCGTCCGGATGGGACGACGGGGGTGCCGCCTTCGGCTCCGACGTCCGCGCGCTCGCCGCGGCGATGATCGGCTACGGCCTCGCCCCCGCCGGACGGGTGGCTGTCCTTGGACAGGCGGGAGCCGACGCCCTCCGAGCCGAGCTGGCGGTTCTCGTCGCCGGCGGTTGCCTCGTCTCGCCGGATCCCGCTCTCGGTGAGCGCGGCCTCGCGCACGCCCTCGCCGCATCCGAGGTCGTACAGGCGATCGCCTGCGACGAGCGCCATCTCGCGTTCCTGCTCGCCCTGAGGCCCGAGCTGCCCAGCCTCGAGCTCATCCTGCTCATGCGGGCGCAGCCGTCCGAGAGGAGACCGGCGGCGTTGCTCGTCTCTTCCGCCGTCGCGGCCGGCCACGCACACCTCGAGCGAGAGCCCGAGATGCTCCGCGCGGCGCTCGCGTCGGCGAAGCCGTCGGATCCGGCGGTCCTGTACTGGCGAGTCGCCGGCGCATCCGAGGCGCTGTCTCGGTCAGGCCTGGCGACGCTCACGGAGAGGATCGTCTCCGCGGTCGAGCCTGGGCGCGGACGGCCTGTCCTCGTCGCTGTCGAGGCCGGAAGCCCTGTGCGTCTCGCCGCCGCGGTGGCGATCGGCGATCGCGACGGGTCGCTCCTCCTCGCGGACGCGCTCGAGCGCCCCGACACCGGCCTCGACGAGAGGCCCGTACGGTCTGCGCTCCTCTCGACTCACGCCCTTTCTCGTCTGGCCCAGGCTTGGCAGGACGACATCGCCCGCCGCGGCTGGCCGTCCCGGGCCGTCGCGCGCTGGTCGCTGCGACAGCAGGGGGACGGCTGGAAGCGCCGCCTGGCCGAACTCCTGACGCTACGAACTTTGCGCTCGCGGCTCGGAAACGAGATCGGCCATCTCGACGTGGTACGCCAAAAGCCCGCGCGACTCGATCCGAGCACGGATTCGTTTTTCGAAGTCGTCGGCCTTCCGGTGCGGGAGTTGGCGGGCGACGTCCCGCTGCTGCCTGGCCCGGCGATTGCACCGTCGGCATGA
- a CDS encoding VWA domain-containing protein, with protein MRRTQGIFVASLAILMAGLPAGADGPAADPALTAAAQPTPPVPGKKLDDATIERILKLQDQEEVAVRVVLIPASVEDKHGRVVTGLKANDFQLSDEKVPQQIKYFSIENDAPVAIAFVLDVSGSMRQSGKLDAAKEAIRFFVDQLRPQDRFALICFADEQVSWVTQFTSDRTVFLERLAVQEGYGQTALNDAVAATPKLVDEASTGRKAIVLITDGVDNASKLTVYDAVKTARHVEVPIYSIGFSTLPWETNRKPTDLTTNMGVLKMFADETGGDTFVVQDPDEMKEAVDKISTSLRYQYLIGYSPGLQRWDGHFRSIQLQARNGRYVVKTRKGYYANP; from the coding sequence ATGCGCCGGACACAAGGTATTTTTGTCGCGTCGCTCGCCATCCTCATGGCGGGTCTGCCTGCCGGGGCCGACGGGCCCGCCGCGGATCCGGCGCTGACCGCCGCGGCGCAACCCACGCCGCCCGTCCCAGGCAAGAAGCTCGACGACGCGACGATCGAGCGCATCCTCAAGCTCCAGGATCAGGAAGAGGTCGCGGTGCGTGTCGTCCTGATTCCGGCGAGCGTCGAGGACAAGCACGGCCGCGTCGTCACGGGTCTCAAGGCGAACGATTTCCAGCTCTCCGACGAGAAGGTCCCCCAGCAGATCAAGTACTTCTCGATCGAGAACGACGCTCCGGTCGCGATCGCGTTCGTGCTCGACGTTTCCGGCAGCATGCGCCAGAGCGGCAAGCTGGACGCCGCAAAAGAAGCGATCCGCTTCTTCGTCGATCAGCTCCGCCCGCAGGACCGTTTCGCGCTGATCTGTTTCGCCGACGAGCAGGTGTCGTGGGTCACGCAGTTCACCTCCGATCGCACCGTGTTCCTGGAGCGTTTGGCGGTGCAGGAGGGGTACGGACAGACCGCGCTCAACGACGCGGTCGCCGCCACGCCGAAGCTCGTCGACGAGGCGTCGACCGGCCGGAAGGCGATCGTCCTCATCACCGATGGCGTCGACAACGCGAGCAAGCTGACGGTCTACGATGCGGTCAAGACCGCGCGCCACGTCGAGGTGCCGATCTACTCGATCGGCTTCTCGACCCTCCCCTGGGAGACCAACAGGAAGCCCACGGATCTGACCACGAACATGGGCGTGCTCAAGATGTTCGCGGATGAAACCGGGGGCGACACTTTCGTGGTCCAGGATCCCGACGAGATGAAGGAGGCGGTCGACAAGATCTCGACCAGCCTGCGTTACCAATACCTGATCGGGTACTCGCCCGGCCTGCAGCGGTGGGATGGCCACTTCCGCTCGATCCAGCTCCAGGCCAGGAACGGCCGTTACGTCGTCAAGACCCGCAAGGGGTACTACGCGAACCCGTGA
- a CDS encoding OmpA family protein, producing MHKRLGWAVAGVAVVSLISANGCVTKKVWRQNVEATDTRIKGVESGLETQEKRTSDLAKDTDTKITEVKATADKGVEIGNQAMSTAQDAQKLARGKILWTTTLSDDSVKFKFDGDKIPDDAQAILNDLASKVKGLDKTVYLEIEGHTDNIGSDTYNEKLGEMRAEAVRNYLAETGGIPLHAMNVISYGETKPVAANNTADGRAKNRRVVIRVLE from the coding sequence ATGCACAAGAGGTTGGGTTGGGCAGTCGCGGGCGTGGCGGTGGTTTCGCTGATCTCGGCGAACGGCTGCGTCACGAAGAAGGTCTGGAGACAGAACGTCGAGGCGACCGACACCCGGATCAAGGGCGTCGAGAGCGGGCTCGAGACTCAGGAGAAGCGGACGTCGGATCTCGCCAAGGACACGGACACCAAGATCACCGAGGTCAAGGCCACGGCGGACAAGGGCGTCGAGATCGGCAACCAGGCGATGAGCACGGCGCAGGACGCTCAGAAGCTCGCCCGCGGGAAGATCCTCTGGACGACGACCCTGTCGGACGACAGCGTCAAGTTCAAGTTCGACGGCGACAAGATCCCCGACGACGCCCAGGCGATCCTCAACGACCTCGCCTCGAAGGTGAAGGGCCTCGACAAGACGGTCTACCTCGAGATCGAGGGCCACACCGACAACATCGGCAGCGACACCTACAACGAGAAGCTCGGTGAGATGCGCGCCGAGGCGGTGCGGAACTACCTGGCCGAGACCGGCGGGATTCCGCTCCACGCGATGAACGTTATCTCGTACGGCGAGACCAAGCCGGTGGCGGCGAACAACACCGCCGACGGCCGCGCGAAGAACCGCCGCGTCGTCATCCGCGTCCTCGAGTAG
- a CDS encoding bifunctional homocysteine S-methyltransferase/methylenetetrahydrofolate reductase — translation MKRDFVDRLSERIILFDGAMGTRLYDLGVFLNKCFDELNLSNAGLVETVHRSYVAAGADVIETNTFGANRLKLDKHGLGDQVAAINAQGARLARKAAGEDALVAGAIGPLGVRIEPWGPTSVDEAIAIFSEQAAGLAEGGIDLFSVETFYDLAEVEAAVLGIRRVSSLPIVAHMTLEDDGSSLEGVAPEVFGPRLAALPVQAVGVNCSVGPAAMLDAVERMATAVSLPIAAQPNAGKPRAVDNRNLYLCSPEYMAVYAKRFIEAGVRILGGCCGTTPDHIKAIRGAVRAVSPARRTFAVVAPSAGAQASVPPVPVAERSRLAASIAAGKFVVSVEMLPPRGHDLSKNLAGAVALQAAGVDAINIPDGPRASARMSPMAMAVSLERQVGIETIIHYCCRDRNLLGMQSDLLGAHALGLRNVLIITGDPPKLGDYPDATAVFDVDSIGLTNMVTRLNGGHDVGGNAIGDPTSFFVGCGVNPGSPDLDREIARFEWKVDAGAQFCITQPVFDVEALLRFLERIGPAKIPIIAGVWPLASFRNAEFMNNEVPGVSVPDAVLERMRRADTKEKARIEGIAIARETLAALLSIVQGTQISAPFGRYQTALDVAEAIPAEKRTGISPARTE, via the coding sequence ATGAAACGCGATTTCGTCGATCGACTCTCCGAGAGGATCATCCTCTTCGACGGCGCCATGGGAACGCGTCTCTACGATCTCGGCGTGTTCCTGAACAAATGCTTCGACGAGCTGAACCTCTCGAACGCAGGCCTCGTCGAGACGGTGCACCGTTCCTATGTCGCGGCGGGCGCCGACGTCATCGAGACGAACACCTTCGGCGCCAACCGTCTCAAGCTCGACAAGCACGGGCTCGGCGACCAGGTCGCCGCGATCAACGCGCAGGGCGCGCGACTCGCGCGCAAGGCGGCGGGTGAAGACGCCCTCGTCGCGGGTGCGATCGGCCCGCTCGGCGTCCGTATCGAGCCGTGGGGACCGACCTCGGTCGACGAGGCGATCGCCATCTTCAGCGAGCAGGCCGCCGGTCTCGCCGAAGGCGGGATCGATCTCTTCTCCGTCGAGACGTTCTACGACCTGGCCGAGGTCGAGGCCGCGGTCCTCGGGATCCGCCGTGTCTCATCCCTTCCGATCGTGGCCCACATGACCCTCGAGGACGACGGAAGCAGCCTCGAGGGGGTTGCGCCGGAAGTGTTCGGACCGCGTCTCGCCGCCCTTCCGGTCCAGGCGGTCGGCGTGAACTGCTCCGTCGGCCCCGCCGCGATGCTCGACGCCGTCGAGCGGATGGCGACCGCGGTGAGCCTCCCGATCGCGGCGCAGCCGAACGCCGGCAAGCCTCGCGCGGTCGACAACCGGAACCTCTACCTCTGCAGCCCCGAGTACATGGCGGTCTACGCCAAGCGCTTCATCGAAGCCGGCGTGCGAATCCTGGGGGGCTGCTGCGGCACGACACCCGACCACATCAAGGCGATCCGTGGTGCGGTGCGCGCCGTGTCACCCGCGCGTCGCACGTTTGCCGTCGTCGCGCCGTCGGCCGGCGCGCAGGCGAGCGTCCCGCCGGTCCCGGTCGCCGAGCGATCGCGCCTCGCGGCGTCGATCGCCGCGGGGAAGTTCGTCGTCAGCGTCGAGATGCTGCCGCCGAGGGGCCACGATCTCTCGAAGAACCTCGCGGGAGCGGTCGCGCTCCAAGCCGCCGGCGTCGACGCGATCAACATCCCGGACGGGCCGCGCGCTTCCGCCAGGATGAGCCCGATGGCGATGGCGGTGAGCCTCGAGCGCCAGGTCGGGATCGAGACGATCATCCACTACTGCTGCCGGGACCGGAACCTCCTCGGCATGCAGTCCGATCTGCTCGGCGCGCACGCCCTCGGGCTTCGCAACGTGCTCATCATCACCGGCGATCCGCCGAAGCTCGGCGACTACCCCGACGCCACCGCCGTTTTCGACGTCGACAGCATCGGCCTCACGAATATGGTCACGCGCCTGAACGGCGGGCACGACGTCGGCGGCAACGCGATCGGCGATCCGACTTCGTTCTTCGTCGGCTGCGGCGTGAATCCGGGCTCGCCCGACCTCGATCGCGAGATCGCGCGATTCGAGTGGAAGGTCGATGCCGGCGCGCAATTCTGCATCACCCAACCGGTCTTCGACGTCGAGGCGCTCCTCAGGTTCCTCGAGCGGATCGGCCCCGCGAAGATCCCGATCATCGCGGGCGTGTGGCCGCTCGCCTCGTTCCGCAACGCGGAGTTCATGAACAACGAAGTCCCCGGCGTCAGCGTGCCCGACGCAGTGCTCGAGCGGATGCGCCGCGCCGACACGAAGGAAAAGGCCCGCATCGAAGGGATCGCGATCGCGCGCGAGACGCTCGCCGCGTTGCTCTCCATCGTGCAAGGCACGCAGATTTCCGCGCCGTTCGGGCGCTACCAGACCGCGCTCGATGTGGCCGAAGCGATCCCCGCGGAGAAGCGCACTGGAATTTCGCCCGCGCGGACCGAATGA
- a CDS encoding glycine zipper 2TM domain-containing protein has product MTARRAQVVAASLVALAALASAGCGHHDDAPAPDAAAQTATPPAAQPPAEAAPATPQPAPAPQTQAQAPAPKHEKHETTAAPTAAPAAVAEASKPAPPPEPIVKTLPAGTGLNIQLVSAASSKTSQIGDAIRAKLTQAIELDGMTVVPAGATISGTITEAHALSKIGGQALLGVKFDTLELAEGHSVPIVASIEQKGKSETGKDAGTIAGATAGGALLGRLLSKHDKTKGTLIGAAVGAAAGTGAAAATKGQEVEWPAGSTLALKLEENATVTVQR; this is encoded by the coding sequence ATGACTGCACGAAGGGCCCAGGTCGTCGCCGCCTCGCTCGTCGCGCTGGCGGCGCTGGCCTCTGCCGGCTGCGGCCACCACGACGATGCGCCGGCGCCCGATGCCGCCGCCCAGACGGCGACACCGCCGGCGGCGCAGCCGCCCGCAGAGGCAGCTCCGGCAACGCCGCAACCCGCACCCGCACCTCAGACGCAAGCACAAGCACCCGCCCCCAAGCACGAGAAGCACGAGACCACGGCCGCCCCGACGGCCGCTCCGGCGGCCGTCGCGGAAGCGTCGAAGCCGGCGCCGCCGCCCGAGCCGATCGTCAAGACTCTTCCGGCCGGGACCGGTCTCAACATCCAGCTCGTCAGCGCGGCGTCCAGCAAGACCAGCCAGATCGGTGACGCGATCCGCGCCAAGCTCACGCAGGCGATCGAGCTCGATGGCATGACGGTCGTCCCTGCCGGCGCGACGATCAGCGGCACGATCACCGAGGCGCACGCCCTGAGCAAGATCGGAGGCCAGGCGCTCCTCGGCGTGAAGTTCGACACGCTCGAGCTCGCCGAGGGTCACAGCGTGCCGATCGTCGCGAGCATCGAGCAGAAGGGGAAGAGCGAGACCGGCAAGGACGCCGGAACGATTGCCGGCGCCACCGCCGGCGGTGCTCTTCTCGGGAGGCTCCTGAGCAAGCACGACAAGACCAAAGGCACGCTCATCGGCGCCGCCGTCGGCGCCGCGGCGGGTACCGGCGCCGCCGCCGCGACCAAGGGCCAGGAGGTCGAATGGCCCGCCGGATCGACCCTGGCGCTCAAGCTCGAGGAGAACGCCACGGTGACCGTGCAGCGGTAA
- a CDS encoding response regulator, producing the protein MKVEIRCAGCGKGYLVDEAKLPLEGGFVACQACGATIVLHPRPIAAEAADAVPAAPPAPAPAPAPAPAAIAAPVGEVCCPRCGLHFTPSAETRRETGARPTVLIVEDMEYFAQIARDALAERYEVKHAKTVAEAKSFLAQGGIHLLLLDLTLEGGQDGLRLLRELPGKVCPVLVFTAQDESEMYGEGWKKLQAMGIDDAVIKGMNMGESLVKKVAALLGETLPQDTLQR; encoded by the coding sequence GTGAAGGTCGAGATCCGCTGCGCGGGCTGCGGGAAGGGCTATCTGGTCGACGAGGCGAAGCTGCCGCTCGAAGGCGGGTTCGTCGCCTGCCAGGCCTGCGGCGCGACGATCGTCCTCCATCCGCGGCCGATCGCGGCGGAAGCCGCGGATGCGGTTCCCGCCGCCCCTCCGGCGCCAGCTCCCGCGCCGGCTCCCGCGCCGGCTGCGATCGCGGCTCCCGTGGGAGAGGTGTGCTGCCCGCGCTGCGGCCTCCACTTCACGCCGTCGGCCGAAACGCGGCGCGAGACGGGCGCGCGCCCGACGGTGCTCATCGTCGAGGACATGGAGTACTTCGCCCAGATCGCCCGCGACGCGCTCGCGGAACGGTATGAGGTGAAGCACGCGAAGACCGTCGCCGAGGCGAAGAGCTTCCTCGCCCAGGGCGGGATCCACCTGCTCCTCCTCGACCTGACGCTCGAGGGGGGCCAGGACGGGCTCCGGCTCCTCCGCGAGTTGCCGGGGAAGGTTTGCCCCGTGCTCGTGTTCACCGCCCAGGACGAATCCGAGATGTACGGCGAAGGCTGGAAGAAGCTCCAGGCGATGGGGATCGACGACGCCGTCATCAAGGGGATGAACATGGGCGAGTCGCTCGTAAAGAAGGTGGCCGCCCTCCTCGGCGAGACGCTGCCTCAAGACACCCTACAGCGCTAG
- a CDS encoding M23 family metallopeptidase → MRARCLLAAAALAVSGCAGTTHRASANVPVQEVAPKVPEAASIAAVTAPAAPSSEAAPTEAGESEDGVMHVVQPGQTLWRIARAYDVPLETIARVNNIADPTRVDVGTPIFIPGARATIDVAPFPAPLPGSRPPATLPITTAGSYMWPVEGGEFMRPFGEPRRHHIHAGVDIRGLKGQDILATRDGVVAFAGHTASGYGNMVILDHGDGVQSLYAHAISLIVHTGDSVTKGEPIAHVGRTGNATTEHCHFELRLENHPVDPMPYFQSVAQVRR, encoded by the coding sequence ATGCGCGCGAGGTGCCTTCTGGCGGCGGCGGCTTTGGCCGTGAGCGGTTGCGCCGGCACCACCCATCGAGCTTCCGCGAACGTTCCCGTGCAAGAGGTCGCGCCGAAGGTACCGGAGGCGGCTTCGATCGCCGCGGTGACGGCTCCGGCCGCTCCCTCGAGCGAGGCGGCCCCTACGGAGGCGGGTGAGTCCGAGGACGGCGTCATGCACGTCGTGCAGCCGGGGCAAACGCTCTGGCGTATCGCGCGCGCCTACGACGTGCCGCTCGAGACGATCGCCCGCGTGAACAACATCGCCGATCCCACGCGCGTCGACGTCGGGACCCCGATCTTCATTCCGGGTGCCCGCGCGACGATCGACGTCGCGCCGTTCCCGGCACCGCTCCCCGGCTCGCGTCCGCCCGCGACGCTTCCGATCACGACCGCCGGGTCGTACATGTGGCCGGTCGAGGGCGGCGAGTTCATGCGCCCGTTCGGCGAGCCGCGGCGGCATCACATCCATGCAGGCGTCGACATCCGCGGCCTCAAGGGCCAGGACATCCTCGCCACGCGCGACGGCGTCGTCGCCTTCGCCGGGCACACCGCGAGCGGCTACGGCAACATGGTGATCCTCGACCATGGCGACGGCGTACAGTCGCTTTACGCGCACGCGATCTCGCTCATCGTCCACACCGGCGACTCGGTCACGAAGGGTGAGCCGATCGCGCACGTCGGCCGCACCGGAAACGCGACGACCGAGCACTGCCACTTCGAGCTGCGCCTCGAGAACCACCCGGTCGATCCGATGCCGTACTTCCAGTCGGTCGCGCAGGTCCGCCGGTGA
- a CDS encoding TlpA disulfide reductase family protein produces the protein MNRPKTLAAVTLSAALLAAVAASRAQTLTQAPAAAPPAAPGLAAVAVVQFGEALPAAKFANMNSAPGQPASVDLATYLGKKPMVFIYWMANNPRSEKILQETQAVCDAAGEKVVCLSFAAPPYGSSDTTPLKTRVGELKLKTPVLYDEGFRVLQELAVHSVPNIAIVDIEGKLRLSNGGSLKQTLEYKLDVEGAIKRVASTGKLGTYGLLQQYYPVTELVGKKCPDFDAPLLSDGVSRSFNSMLSTTKLNVLVFWSVDCPHCKASLPKLNDWLKGHQDGMNVIGAARVTDDATKTRTAEYCRISGFVFPTFVDKDMVIGGQYQVISTPTIVVIRPDGVVDSVLLSGETDLGQALEAKKRELLKTPGPKG, from the coding sequence ATGAACCGACCGAAGACGCTCGCAGCGGTCACCCTTTCGGCGGCGCTCCTCGCCGCCGTGGCGGCCAGCCGGGCCCAGACGCTGACCCAGGCTCCGGCCGCCGCACCGCCCGCCGCGCCCGGCCTCGCCGCCGTAGCCGTGGTCCAATTCGGTGAAGCCCTCCCGGCCGCGAAGTTCGCGAACATGAACTCAGCCCCCGGCCAACCGGCAAGCGTCGATCTCGCCACCTATCTCGGCAAGAAGCCGATGGTCTTCATCTACTGGATGGCCAACAATCCGCGCTCCGAGAAGATCCTCCAAGAGACGCAGGCCGTGTGTGACGCCGCCGGCGAGAAGGTCGTCTGCCTCTCGTTTGCCGCTCCGCCGTACGGCTCGTCCGACACCACGCCTCTCAAGACCCGCGTCGGCGAGCTGAAGCTCAAGACGCCGGTCCTCTACGACGAAGGCTTCCGCGTTCTCCAGGAGCTGGCCGTCCACTCGGTCCCCAACATCGCGATCGTCGACATCGAAGGGAAGCTGCGTCTCTCCAACGGCGGCAGCCTCAAGCAGACCCTCGAATACAAGCTCGACGTCGAGGGCGCGATCAAGCGCGTCGCCTCGACCGGCAAGCTCGGCACCTACGGCCTCCTTCAGCAGTACTACCCGGTCACCGAGCTCGTCGGCAAGAAGTGCCCCGACTTCGACGCCCCGCTTCTGAGTGACGGGGTCTCGCGCAGCTTCAACTCCATGCTCTCCACGACGAAGCTCAACGTCCTCGTCTTCTGGTCGGTCGATTGCCCCCACTGCAAGGCGAGCCTTCCCAAGCTCAACGACTGGCTCAAGGGCCATCAAGACGGGATGAACGTCATCGGCGCCGCGCGCGTCACCGACGACGCCACGAAGACCCGCACCGCCGAGTACTGCCGCATCAGCGGCTTCGTCTTCCCCACCTTCGTCGACAAGGACATGGTGATCGGCGGCCAGTACCAGGTGATCTCGACACCCACCATCGTCGTCATCCGCCCCGACGGCGTCGTCGACTCCGTCCTCCTCTCCGGCGAAACCGACCTCGGCCAAGCCCTCGAAGCGAAGAAGCGCGAGCTGCTCAAGACGCCGGGGCCGAAGGGCTAG